The Uruburuella testudinis genome window below encodes:
- a CDS encoding peroxiredoxin family protein: MKKMLTLAAAVVVAALLAAVLWPKYHPAPEFSLPDLNGQTVSNADLQGKVTLINFWYPSCPGCVSEMPKLVQTAKDYQDKDFQIIAISEPFDPLASVKNYVAERSLPFTVMYDAEGRAGKAFGTQVYPTSFFINKKGELLKTFVGEPDFGALYQEIDKELAK; this comes from the coding sequence ATGAAAAAAATGCTCACCCTGGCCGCCGCTGTTGTGGTGGCCGCTTTATTAGCCGCCGTCTTGTGGCCCAAATACCATCCCGCCCCCGAATTCTCACTGCCCGACTTAAACGGCCAAACCGTGAGCAATGCCGATTTGCAGGGCAAGGTTACACTGATTAATTTCTGGTATCCCTCCTGCCCCGGCTGCGTAAGCGAAATGCCCAAGCTGGTGCAGACCGCCAAAGATTATCAAGACAAAGACTTTCAGATTATCGCCATTTCAGAGCCTTTCGACCCGCTCGCAAGCGTGAAAAACTATGTGGCCGAGCGCAGTTTGCCCTTTACCGTGATGTATGATGCCGAGGGCCGCGCAGGCAAAGCATTCGGCACCCAAGTTTACCCGACCTCGTTTTTCATCAACAAAAAAGGCGAGCTGCTGAAAACCTTTGTCGGCGAGCCGGATTTTGGCGCCTTATATCAAGAAATCGATAAAGAGCTGGCAAAATAA
- a CDS encoding winged helix-turn-helix transcriptional regulator: MPANPCTPVNTTLSIIGGKWKPAIVYHLLQNTQRFNALHRLIPEITQRMLTLQLRELEEAGIVYRKVYPVLPPKVEYSLTEFGRTLQPVVQAMYDWGSAYAAECRRVKSGLRQA; the protein is encoded by the coding sequence ATGCCCGCCAACCCCTGCACCCCCGTCAACACCACACTCAGCATTATCGGCGGTAAATGGAAGCCGGCCATTGTTTATCATTTGCTGCAAAACACACAGCGTTTCAATGCCCTACACCGTTTGATACCGGAGATTACCCAGCGCATGCTGACGCTGCAACTGCGTGAGCTGGAGGAAGCGGGTATTGTGTATCGTAAGGTGTATCCGGTATTACCGCCGAAAGTGGAATATTCGCTCACCGAATTCGGCCGCACACTGCAACCGGTGGTACAGGCGATGTATGATTGGGGCAGCGCCTATGCAGCCGAATGCCGGCGGGTAAAAAGCGGCCTACGCCAAGCTTGA
- a CDS encoding MlaA family lipoprotein, with product MKHQRSAACIALMLAASQPVWAETNPDDPYERYNRVMYKVNDTADRYVLTPVARGYRAVTPKPVRTGVSNFFNNLRDVVSFGSNVLRLDIKRASEDLVRVGINTTFGLGGLINIADAGQMPNNKNTLGDTFASWGWKKSHYFVYPLLGPSTVRDSVGTTIVSVYPVQNAVFDKPAARIGAVALNAANTREGLLDLTDSLDAAAVDKYAYTRDMYMRLRAGQTGAPLPQSAGDDVDIDDLVDAGSEPAPEVAAPDAQDTADTAAIPDEPAAELDEWQPQSHTDQAVIGLWQPDSRLAY from the coding sequence CCAACGCAGCGCCGCCTGCATTGCCTTGATGCTGGCCGCCAGCCAGCCGGTTTGGGCCGAAACCAACCCGGACGACCCCTACGAGCGTTACAACCGCGTAATGTATAAAGTCAACGACACGGCCGACCGCTATGTGCTCACGCCCGTAGCACGAGGCTACCGTGCCGTTACCCCCAAGCCGGTGCGCACCGGGGTCAGCAATTTTTTCAATAATCTGCGCGATGTGGTCAGCTTCGGCAGCAACGTTTTGCGCCTCGACATCAAGCGTGCCAGTGAAGATTTGGTGCGTGTGGGCATCAACACCACTTTCGGCCTCGGCGGCTTAATCAATATTGCCGATGCCGGCCAGATGCCCAACAATAAAAATACCTTGGGCGACACATTCGCTTCGTGGGGCTGGAAAAAAAGCCATTATTTTGTTTATCCGCTGTTAGGGCCTTCTACCGTGCGCGACAGCGTGGGCACCACCATTGTGAGCGTGTACCCGGTGCAAAACGCCGTGTTTGACAAACCTGCTGCACGCATCGGTGCCGTTGCACTCAACGCAGCCAATACCCGCGAAGGCCTGCTCGACCTTACCGACAGCCTGGATGCCGCTGCGGTAGACAAATATGCCTACACCCGCGACATGTATATGCGCCTGCGTGCCGGTCAAACCGGCGCTCCTTTGCCGCAAAGCGCCGGCGATGATGTCGATATCGATGATTTGGTGGATGCCGGCAGCGAGCCGGCGCCGGAAGTGGCTGCGCCCGATGCACAAGATACGGCAGACACAGCCGCGATACCCGACGAACCGGCAGCCGAACTTGACGAATGGCAGCCGCAGAGCCACACGGATCAGGCCGTTATCGGCTTGTGGCAGCCCGACAGTCGCCTGGCTTATTAA
- a CDS encoding acyl-CoA thioesterase has protein sequence MTDTLIRVRGYHLDGYGHVNNARYLEFLEEARWAFFEQHDLFKLLKGEMMVVARIDIRYRRPATAGDELRVETAFLQLEPRQMVLTQNIVLTGAGKNAVEAELTLVPVSSETGRATDLNPELFDYLTKLTQHKP, from the coding sequence ATGACTGACACCCTTATCCGCGTGCGCGGCTACCATCTCGACGGCTACGGCCATGTCAACAATGCGCGTTATCTCGAATTTCTCGAAGAAGCGCGTTGGGCTTTTTTTGAACAACACGATTTGTTCAAGCTGCTCAAAGGCGAAATGATGGTGGTGGCGCGTATCGATATCCGCTACCGCCGCCCGGCAACCGCCGGTGACGAATTGCGCGTTGAAACCGCCTTTTTGCAGCTCGAACCCCGCCAAATGGTATTGACGCAAAACATCGTGCTGACCGGCGCCGGCAAAAATGCCGTGGAAGCCGAGCTCACCTTAGTGCCCGTGAGCAGCGAAACCGGCCGCGCCACCGATTTGAACCCCGAATTGTTTGATTATCTGACCAAGCTGACCCAACACAAGCCATGA
- the aroG gene encoding 3-deoxy-7-phosphoheptulonate synthase AroG — MTPRHQTDDIKIKEVKELLPPIAHLYELPISETASELVHNTRQEIARLVHGEDKRLLLIIGPCSIHDPAAALEYAQKLLPLRKKYEKELLIVMRVYFEKPRTTVGWKGLINDPHLDGTFDINFGLRQARKLLLTLNDMGMPASTEFLDMITPQYYADLISWGAIGARTTESQVHRELASGLSCPVGFKNGTDGNLKIAIDAIGAASHPHHFLSVTKAGHSAIVHTAGNPDCHVILRGGKEPNYSSEHVKAAAEQLQKAGVTPKLMVDCSHANSRKDYARQMEVAQDVAQQLHAGEDNIMGLMVESHLIEGRQDKPETYGQSITDACIGWDATETMLEMLAEANRHRV, encoded by the coding sequence ATGACCCCAAGACACCAAACCGACGATATCAAAATCAAAGAAGTCAAAGAGCTGCTGCCCCCGATTGCCCACCTTTACGAGCTGCCCATCAGCGAAACCGCATCCGAGCTGGTGCACAACACCCGCCAAGAAATCGCCCGGCTGGTGCATGGCGAAGACAAACGCCTGCTGCTGATTATCGGCCCCTGCTCGATTCACGACCCGGCCGCCGCACTCGAATACGCACAAAAACTGCTGCCGCTGCGCAAAAAATACGAAAAAGAATTGCTCATCGTGATGCGTGTATATTTTGAAAAACCACGCACTACCGTAGGCTGGAAAGGCTTGATTAACGACCCCCATCTCGACGGCACATTCGACATCAATTTCGGCCTGCGCCAGGCACGCAAACTGCTGCTCACCCTCAACGATATGGGCATGCCCGCGTCTACCGAATTTCTCGACATGATTACACCGCAATACTATGCCGACCTCATTTCATGGGGCGCCATCGGCGCGCGCACCACCGAAAGCCAGGTGCACCGTGAGCTCGCCAGCGGCCTGTCGTGCCCGGTAGGTTTCAAAAACGGCACCGACGGCAACCTGAAAATCGCCATCGATGCCATCGGCGCCGCCTCACATCCGCACCACTTCTTATCAGTAACCAAAGCCGGGCATTCCGCCATCGTGCACACCGCCGGCAACCCCGACTGCCACGTGATTCTGCGCGGCGGCAAAGAGCCCAACTACAGCAGCGAGCATGTTAAGGCCGCCGCCGAACAGCTGCAAAAAGCCGGCGTTACCCCCAAACTGATGGTGGATTGCAGCCATGCCAACAGCCGCAAAGACTATGCCCGCCAGATGGAAGTAGCGCAAGATGTCGCCCAACAACTGCACGCCGGCGAAGACAATATCATGGGGCTGATGGTTGAAAGCCATCTGATCGAAGGCCGCCAAGACAAACCGGAAACTTACGGACAAAGCATTACCGATGCCTGTATCGGCTGGGATGCCACCGAAACCATGCTCGAAATGCTGGCCGAAGCCAACCGCCACCGCGTGTAA
- a CDS encoding VacJ, giving the protein MYEVNRSVFILMPLEPFWNWLLSLPEVDLNGFALEDLQADANAYLVNPCDSAEEVWDEIESRFEEIFAAELADWCEDESQWPDLHADIFNEWFDIQLSTVLTDLSHEPLERESFQPLTLTLN; this is encoded by the coding sequence ATGTATGAAGTAAACCGCAGCGTCTTTATTTTGATGCCTTTGGAGCCGTTTTGGAATTGGCTGCTGTCATTGCCTGAAGTGGATTTAAACGGCTTTGCACTGGAAGATTTGCAGGCCGATGCCAATGCCTATCTGGTCAACCCCTGCGACAGCGCCGAAGAAGTATGGGATGAAATCGAATCGCGCTTCGAAGAAATTTTTGCCGCCGAATTGGCCGACTGGTGTGAAGACGAAAGCCAGTGGCCTGATCTGCATGCCGATATTTTCAACGAATGGTTTGATATCCAACTCTCTACCGTGCTCACCGATTTATCGCACGAACCGCTTGAGCGCGAATCATTCCAACCGCTTACGCTTACCCTCAATTGA